Part of the Zonotrichia albicollis isolate bZonAlb1 chromosome 2, bZonAlb1.hap1, whole genome shotgun sequence genome, CAGAAGAAAGCGCACGCTTTTAGCCTTTACTCGGGTGGGCACGATCCAAAGCCAGCCTACGTCTATGGGAAAACTCTAGAAAGGGATCCAGCATGGCAAAATTCCACAACAAGTGCTCAAAACACAAGAGACCAGAAACAATCTGAGATCAATAGCTTCCAGGTCATTAATCCTAGGCAGGTGACATCCAGTGCACAGTTCGCTACTCCCTTTCACCCACACATTCAAGAAACCTGACTCGATTGGCATCTAGTAGCTCTAAATATTTTCCATGTTTTGCCTTTATCCTTCCCCTATTTGTTTGGCATATGGCTTTCTAGCATCCCATTAATGTCAAACCGTTTAATCGGAATGTAAGCTAAATGCACAGTTTGCTATTTCCTGGATTTCTGTTTGGCAGCCAATGCTTTTtatgaggaaaataaaagcaaaggtCAGTATGACCAGAAAAGAAAAGTCATCTTCCATAACGGAAGCTTATTTTTCCAGTGAACTGATACACAAGCCTAATTTAGAAAAAGGTCCTTTAGTATCATGTTATTATTAGTAGTATCACAAATAAACACAGAAACCAATTCACTTTACAGACCTCCACATTAAGCATTCAATAGAAAATCCCTTGGTGTTTtattgatttttgttttattgattttttaaatagcaATATCACAGTTAAAATGTATCATTTTGGTGAAACACATCTAAAACTTTTCCGTCTCGAAATAAGTTATTGCAAATTATTTCCACAGCAACTGGCAACTAACGATTCAATCCATTTAAAGAACAACAAAGTAATGGCTTTATTTGGATGCCTTTTTTGATTAAATAACATATTAACCTTGATGAAGCTTTCCAAAAAGGGATTAGCGTACTCGAGTGCATCAGCTGATTATGAGACAAATATAACAGTGATAAGATGCTGGTTCAAAATTTTTGCATCTGATGAGTACAACAATTTAGCCGCTAGGATGGAGTTGGTTCTTCCAGTTTCCATCTCAACAGTAAAGTGTCCACCCAGGATACAAAAAGACATCACCCAGCTAAAGTATGCAGTAAAGTCAGGGAGTCAGGAAAGGTCACTTAAATCACTAAAATGAGTAGACCAAAATACTCTGCATAATTATTGTAATgtcagaaataattaaaaataatttgcaaagAATGAAGAATTAAATGTATTAGAGGGGAAATCCAGAAAGCAAATACAGATTTATCTTCCCATTTTGACCAAAACTCACTGACCCACTTTGCTTTATTCGTCTATACTGTAATAATACATTTTGCATACCTATTGTATATCCTTTCCATTAATTTATTTGCTTAATGGATGTATAAGTAAGCCTACTACAATTACGCTTTTTAAGGGTCAAATCCTACTCACTTCTGAACCCACTACTGTAATTTCTACTGCACTGGATGATAACACAGCAGACCTCAGGAACAGCTGAAACACAGCCGATTCTGTGCTGTTGACATAATCAAGCCATGTTACAACCAGCCTGCCAAACCCTTTTATAACCCTGTCAAGTCCAGGAATTGGTGTCTCCATAAGCCCCCAGCCACCCCcgataaaaaaagaaagtttctgtATTTCTTAATTCTACATGTTCAAATTAAAATTCACACGGTTATGACCATGGCAAACTAAAACTTCCATAAGTTTATTTTAAGGACCAAATCTTGGAACTCTCACAGAGTTGTTGCAAGTTACACACCACacggacacacacacacacacacacacacacacacacacaaaaaccccaacccaacaATTGTCTAAGAGCAGCTATTAATATTCATGTTGATTCCACATGAAACAACAGCAGAGTTACCCGAGCAGCTACAGTTATGTCAGCGCCTGGAAGTTATTCCAGGCTGTTTTGTCCTGCTGCCCTGAATATTCAGGAACTTCAACAATCCATCCAGCAACTGCTACCGCAAAGTAAGCGCTCTGCTTCGCCCGGCTCTATGCTAATGACTGCCAGGCACCCTCTGCTGAGTCGGGGGGGatgcagggaaggaggaggggatGTCACACGCCCCGCCATtggggacgggacgggacgggcaGGAGCACGGCATCGCGTGGGGTTAATTCCCCACGTGTTGGTTGTTGCTGCACCTTGAAATCTGACAATGGGAAAGTGAAACGAGCCCGGTCTGTTTGTTTGGGTGTACGGAAAGTAGCATCGGGACTTTGTCCACGACCTCCTCCGTGGGAAGTTCCCGGCGCCCCTCCAGCGCGGCACAGCCCGAGCCCCCCGCCCCTGCCTGAGGCAGGGGGAGAGCCCCCGGCAACTGGAGGCGCTTCCGACCGCTCTGATCTCGGGGTCACGGCAGTTATGCGATCCCTTCTCCTTATCGAGCAGATTCAGCCCTGCAACCTACAGATTGAGTGATAACAGCCCCACGCTTTCGCCCTCCATTGCAAAGGCGGCTGCTATTGCATCAGGAATTCCCCCTTTTGCCAGCTCCTTCTATCCCCCCGACACTCCTCCTCGGCTGTGGCAAGTTTGGGGCTCGCCTCCCGGGCCCGCGGGGTGCGGGGACAGCCCCGCACCGCCCGCAGCCGCAGCGCCGCTCCCCGCccccggcgccggccccgccaCCGCGCCCGCGTTACTCTGCGCGGCAgcagcatccagccttgccaaATCCCTGCCGCGCTCCCGCTGCCCCCCGTCTCCTCCTCTGGGGGCTCGTGGGGGCCTGGAGCTGCTCGCACCTGCTCCTCGGGGACcgacccccccacccccccaccAAGGAagcagcccagcccggccgccTGGCACCTCTCCCCACTGCCCCAAAGAAAAGCTGCCTCCACCTCCACCTCCTCGCCGTCTTCCCGCCCTGCCTTCACCTCCCCCGTTCGCCATGTGGCAACTGCCTTAGAGCCCTACACAAAAAGTGCACGTGCTCCCTCGGATGTGTGACAGCAGCTGATGGCCAAGCGGCCTGCATCGCCCCGGAACGGGCCCGGCGCTCCATCCCAGGGAACGCGACACCCCTGCGTCTATGTCGCCGTCCCCCCATCAGGACCGCTCCCCGCCCACTCCCGAGCACCCTTCGGGCGGCTTTTTCCCAGGGTTGCCCGCTTTAAAGATACATCCAAGGATAAACTTCAGGTGGAGGTTCGGTCAGAAAGCACTTTCTGCCCCTTCCCACCCCCGCCGGCCCTCCGCTCCCGCGCTGCGCTGCCCGCGGCCACCCCTACCCCCGGCACGCCTCGGCCCggggggcagggaaggggacaATGACAGGGCGACACTTGCAAGGCGCAGCGGGAGGGGGGCACGAACAcggcttccccttccccctccgTCCCACCAAGAAGCAGCGCCGCTGGCTGCGGAGAAGGCCGGCTGGGTGCCGGGGCAGCGCGGGAGGGGGCAGCGGGAAGCGGTGCGGCGCTCGCCCGGACCGCACCGCGCGGGGGTGGgacgggggcggcggcggcgggggggccGGCGGGGCGCACGTGTGCCTTGCGGCGCTTACCTGGCGTTGGTGCAGTCGTTGTAGAGGGTCTCGAAATCCTTCCTGGAGATGAGCTTGCAGCGGTTGACCCCGGGCTGGATggcccccagccccctcaggaTACGGACCTGCTCCACGTTGCAGACCACGGGCGTGATCTCGAGCCGCTTCAGCTTGGTGTAGACCGTGTGCAAGCCTCCCACCAAGTGCTTCAGGAAGAGGTCGAAAGCCTGGGGCAGGCAGATGAGTTCGCAGCCTTCCACGGTGAAGGAGGCCACTTTGGCCCCCCTCAGATCCACCATCTTGCACTCGTTATTCTGGGGGGTGTTCTCCACCGGGGACGGGGTCGAGTACACGGGCTTGCCGGGCAGGCTGCCGGCCGCGCTGGCCGCGCTGGCATTGGGAGTGGAggtgccgccgctgccgccgccgctgctgctgctgccgccgccgccggtgcccaggctggggctgccgccaccgctgccgccgccgctgccgttaccgccgccgccgctggtGGTGGAGGTGACTGtggccgccgctgccgccgccgctgctgcgaTGGGCTCCGGCCGGAATAGGTTTGTCCCCGAAGCGGCCGGCGGGGGAGCGATGGACGGAGACGGAGAGGAGGTGGCCGACGACGAGGTGGCCGACGAcgaggtggtggtggtggtggtgcagGCGGCAGAAGTTGAGACCGGAGGCTGAGGGGGGACCAGCTGGGTCGGAGGGATCAAAGCAGCCGGTACGGCCATGGTCACATATACGGCGgagggggcagggggaggggggaaagttcccacacacacacgcaggggaaaggggaaaaatgaaaaaaaaaattattaaaaaaaaaagaggaaaggagagaagggaggaggggggagaaaaagggggggaTAACCCCAGATCAGGTGCTGCGGCGAGCGAGAGAGCAGGGGGCAGAGTGAGAGAGAGAACGCACAAAGTGTCCCGCAAGTGGggacggaggaggaggaggaggaggagaagtcCGCTCCgggcggcggggctggggccgaggggagggggagggcaGTTTCTTTTTGTGGTCCTTGCTCTAGCACCACGTTAAAGACGAAGGTGAAAAGGAGGAGGTTTGAAGGACTTCGGTTCTCTCTGGCAAGTACATTGATCAAAGATTGAGAGGGGAATGACAGAGAGAAAATGAGCGGGGAAGTGCtggctgccgccgccgccgccgccgccgccgctcgctCGCTGGACGAGTTGTTGTTGTCACACGGTGCGGAGGGGAGGAGCTCCGGCAACTTGAAATACCCTTTGAAGCAGCAAAAGGCTCACTCACTAGTATTAACCCAAATTATCCAACCAGGAACCCGGAGcaggaaaacagagagagagggagagaagtcCCTCTCCCCCCTCCTTCAGGAACCGTTAGATTACATGTTTCATATTTCACCCCACCAGAGATGAGATGTAATTTTCCCAGCCCTTTTCAACAGTCGCTTGTCAACACAGTTTGTGGAGAAGCACGAGCGTCTCCAGCGCTCCCCCAAAGCCGGGCGGGAGCGGGGAGCCagggcgcggggcgggcgctgGGCACCGCACACCTTGCCGGGGCAGACAAAAGCAGACACCTCCGGACGGGGCTGTTGCTCTcgctgctgctgtggctctcCCGGGACCACAGACGCTCCTCCCGGcggggtgggagctgctgccgaGGGTGCCCTTTGTTGCGCGgcaggcggcggcggcagctgCGCGGGGCGCGCACGGGCAGCCCCACGCGGCAGCATCCGCGGAGGACTTTGCTGCGGCGGCCGCGGATCGGAGGGGACTACGAGGCACTACGGCTCAGGCCGCCGAGACGCCGCGCCGAGCGGGCTGCGGCGGCACAGAAGTAACTTGGCAGAGGGGCGGCCGGGCGGGCGGCCCGCGCAGGTCCCGCCGCGCAACAGGTGCGGGCGGCGCGCAGCGGGcgcgcagccccggcccggcccctccGCGCCCCGGAGCGCGCAAAGTCAGCCGGCGCGCTCGGCCGCGCATGCGCGgtggggcggcggcgggcgcggtaCCTGCCGGCCCCGAGGCGGGATGCGGCTGGAGCGCGTCGGGCAGCGGGAGAGCCGGGCGCCGTCCTGCGTGCTGCAGGGCACTCCGCACACTGAGAGGGGTAAAGAAATGGCCACTGGTACCGACGGGGGTCTGCAAAATCAGCGGTCGGTGCGTGCGTAGTTCTTCCTGTTTCAAAAATCCGCCCTGCGTGTACTTAATTGCCAT contains:
- the LOC106629412 gene encoding uncharacterized protein LOC106629412, which codes for MSGEVLAAAAAAAAAARSLDELLLSHDVIFPALFNSRLSTQFVEKHERLQRSPKAGRERGARARGGRWAPHTLPGQTKADTSGRGCCSRCCCGSPGTTDAPPGGVGAAAEGALCCAAGGGGSCAGRARAAPRGSIRGGLCCGGRGSEGTTRHYGSGRRDAAPSGLRRHRSNLAEGRPGGRPAQVPPRNRCGRRAAGAQPRPGPSAPRSAQSQPARSAAHARWGGGGRGTCRPRGGMRLERVGQRESRAPSCVLQGTPHTERGKEMATGTDGGLQNQRSIHNSHGPKENVV